In Misgurnus anguillicaudatus unplaced genomic scaffold, ASM2758022v2 HiC_scaffold_31, whole genome shotgun sequence, a single window of DNA contains:
- the LOC129453002 gene encoding uncharacterized protein: MTRLLPGLCCFSFLLAGVFCSQFVSVMEGDSVTLSVRLTETQIKDGITWRFGPRETLIARMKDYKTTVYNDDRLDGRFKNKLHLNNQTGSLTITNTNITHTGLYNITTKSQDKALNIFNITVYAYLPIPVISSNSSQCSSSSSNCSLLCSVLNLRDVRDVSLSWYKGKSLLSIISVSDLNIRLSLSLEVEYQDTNTYRCVLNNTITNQTQHLNINDVCQICSAPIHGHIVVICCVVVGCLMFVTAVLIFWIYRKHKATS; this comes from the exons GTGTGTTTTGTAGTCAGTttgtgtcagtgatggagggagattctgtcaCTTTATCTGTCCGTCTCACTGAAACACAGATAAAAGATGGAATCACCTGGAGGTTTGGACCTAGAGAAACTCTTATAGCTAGAATGAAAGACTATAAAACTACTGTATATAATGATGATAGACTTGATGgaagatttaaaaacaaactccATCTAAACAATCAGACTGGatctctcaccatcacaaacaccAACATCACACACACTGGACTTTATAATATAACCACCAAGAGTCAAGATAAAGCTCTCAACATATTTAACATCactgtctatg CTTATCTTCCCATTCCTGTCATCTCCAGTAACTCATCACAAtgttcttcatcatcatcaaactgttcattattgtgttcagtgttgaatCTGAGAGatgtgagagatgtgagtctgtcctggtacaaAGGAAAGAGTTTATTGTCCatcatcagtgtgtctgatctcaacatcagactctctctatctctggaggttgaatatcaggatacaaacacatacagatgtgtactcaacaataccatcacaaaccaaactcaacatctcaacatcaATGATGTCTGTCAGATCTGTTCAG CGCCTATCCATGGTCATATAGTTGTGAtctgttgtgttgttgttggaTGTCTGATGTTTGTAACTGCAGTTCTGATCTTCTGGATCTACAGAAAACACAAAGCAACAAG TTAA